In Synechococcus sp. KORDI-52, one genomic interval encodes:
- a CDS encoding iron ABC transporter permease, with amino-acid sequence MIEAGVRFARPESDPHRFSPDSFHGNVATPCRGNGVRPIAEVKLLPNRIVVPSPTRLALILIASITGLLAIWPVLTLVKEALTSLNSGFSDLGPDGIRQIVGTIQLLLGTATLGTVLGTANGWLLCNCRFPGRSWLRIAQLIPLATPAYLLSAILVDLGSRNSWTIHGMGWGIAVMALTTYPYVFLLSTESFSVSGQSQLEACRGLGVGPWSAFRRVALPIALPAIGAGVALMGMEVVNELGAVQLLGIPSLSAGILETWQSNGDPAGAISLALITLVIVLTLVMCERSLRRRSRRWSDGVAGGDATAWHLHGFRAGAAQLLAVIPPVVSLGTPLVWAASNLDQLRTSWNDDLISLSGRSLLLALVAAVLAVTAALVLAIAKRWSSAPWLKSLTFLAGTGYAIPGTVLALALLLTGAPWQIAPLLLLLWGYSDRFLAVAKGGLDAALERISPSLDEAATGMGSPWQRVLQRVHLPLLRGPITVGLLLVFVDTVKELPLTFALRPFDFDTLSVRVFQYAGDERLAEAMLPALMILVLGLIAAMALVPTLDHASTREGPSSPQQPL; translated from the coding sequence ATGATCGAAGCCGGTGTGCGGTTTGCACGCCCTGAATCAGATCCCCATCGTTTTTCGCCAGACTCATTCCATGGCAATGTCGCAACGCCATGTCGCGGCAACGGTGTCCGGCCCATCGCTGAAGTGAAGTTGCTGCCCAACCGGATTGTTGTTCCAAGCCCAACCCGGCTGGCCCTGATCCTGATTGCCTCCATCACGGGCCTGCTTGCCATCTGGCCGGTGCTGACGCTGGTGAAGGAGGCCCTGACGTCCTTGAACAGCGGCTTCAGCGATCTTGGCCCCGATGGCATACGACAGATCGTTGGCACCATCCAGCTGCTGCTCGGCACAGCAACGCTGGGCACCGTGCTCGGGACAGCCAATGGTTGGTTGCTGTGCAACTGCCGTTTTCCCGGTCGGTCATGGCTGCGCATTGCCCAGCTGATTCCCCTGGCAACACCGGCCTATCTCCTCTCGGCGATCCTCGTCGATCTGGGCAGTCGCAACAGCTGGACCATTCACGGCATGGGGTGGGGCATCGCTGTGATGGCCCTGACGACCTACCCCTATGTGTTCCTGCTGAGCACGGAAAGTTTCTCCGTCAGCGGTCAGAGTCAGCTGGAGGCATGTCGCGGCCTGGGGGTCGGTCCCTGGTCAGCCTTCCGGCGTGTGGCCTTACCCATTGCACTTCCCGCGATCGGAGCTGGCGTGGCTCTCATGGGAATGGAAGTGGTCAATGAGCTGGGTGCCGTTCAGCTTCTTGGCATACCGAGTCTCTCCGCAGGCATCCTGGAAACCTGGCAGTCCAACGGAGATCCTGCAGGGGCCATCAGCTTGGCGTTGATCACGCTGGTGATCGTGTTGACGTTGGTGATGTGTGAACGCAGCCTGCGCAGGCGCAGTCGACGCTGGAGCGATGGCGTGGCCGGCGGGGACGCAACCGCTTGGCACCTGCATGGATTCCGTGCTGGGGCAGCGCAACTGCTCGCCGTCATCCCTCCGGTCGTGAGCCTGGGGACCCCACTGGTGTGGGCCGCCAGCAACTTGGATCAGCTCCGAACTAGCTGGAACGACGATCTGATCAGCCTGAGCGGCCGCAGTCTTTTGCTGGCCCTTGTTGCTGCCGTTTTGGCGGTAACGGCAGCGCTGGTGCTGGCCATCGCCAAACGCTGGTCCAGCGCCCCATGGCTGAAAAGCCTCACCTTCCTGGCCGGAACGGGCTACGCCATCCCTGGCACCGTCCTGGCTCTGGCCTTGTTGCTCACCGGCGCCCCATGGCAAATCGCCCCCTTGCTCCTGCTGCTGTGGGGCTACAGCGATCGATTCCTGGCGGTGGCGAAAGGGGGTCTGGACGCAGCCCTGGAGCGAATCAGCCCGAGCCTCGATGAGGCCGCTACGGGGATGGGGTCACCTTGGCAGCGCGTGCTTCAACGCGTGCATCTGCCCCTCTTGCGCGGACCGATCACCGTCGGGCTGCTGCTGGTGTTTGTGGACACGGTGAAAGAGCTTCCCCTCACCTTCGCTCTGCGGCCTTTCGACTTCGACACGCTCTCGGTTCGGGTGTTCCAGTACGCCGGCGATGAACGGTTGGCCGAAGCGATGTTGCCGGCCCTGATGATCCTCGTCCTCGGGCTGATCGCCGCTATGGCCTTGGTGCCGACGCTGGATCACGCCTCGACACGCGAGGGCCCGTCATCCCCGCAGCAACCGCTCTGA
- a CDS encoding metallophosphoesterase encodes MLLSRRRMLQVVLGTGFTAAALPLSAARGVVQRVGLISDLNSSYGSTRYIPAVDQGLDQLIGLQPDLVVCAGDMVAGQMRGLSGQQLDAMWRGFESSVLQRLQAANVPLLPAIGNHDGSPGFPADRAAVRRFWTPIRSRMGLAFVDASQFPFRYSVLQNGIFWLVWDASSARVPEDQLVWAQQQLASTQAQRARARFVVGHLPLAGIGLGKDRPGEVLERGRALQALMDAAGVQAYISGHHHAWFSSRRGQLDLIQLGALGSGPRRLLDGGAPAQQTFTLLEIDGGRGTLRETTYAVSSGRPLSWSTLPLRLNTRAGLLQRNASERLLRG; translated from the coding sequence GTGTTGCTGAGTCGTCGCCGGATGCTGCAGGTGGTGCTTGGCACCGGCTTCACTGCAGCGGCCCTGCCCTTGAGCGCCGCCAGGGGAGTTGTTCAACGGGTTGGCCTGATCAGCGATCTCAACAGCAGCTATGGCTCCACCCGCTACATCCCTGCCGTTGATCAGGGGCTGGATCAGCTCATTGGCCTGCAGCCGGATCTGGTGGTGTGTGCTGGCGACATGGTCGCGGGTCAGATGCGAGGCCTCAGCGGCCAGCAGCTGGATGCCATGTGGCGCGGCTTTGAATCGTCCGTTCTGCAGCGGCTTCAGGCGGCGAACGTTCCATTGCTGCCAGCGATTGGGAACCATGACGGTTCACCGGGGTTCCCCGCGGATCGTGCCGCTGTGCGTCGGTTCTGGACCCCGATCCGTTCACGGATGGGATTGGCGTTTGTGGATGCCTCACAGTTCCCGTTTCGCTACTCGGTGCTGCAGAACGGGATCTTCTGGCTGGTCTGGGATGCCAGCTCAGCCCGTGTTCCTGAGGATCAGCTGGTCTGGGCACAACAGCAGTTGGCCAGCACCCAGGCACAAAGGGCTCGTGCTCGGTTTGTGGTGGGTCATCTCCCCCTGGCTGGGATTGGTCTGGGCAAGGATCGCCCCGGCGAGGTGTTGGAGCGGGGACGTGCGCTTCAGGCTTTGATGGACGCCGCCGGCGTGCAGGCCTACATCAGTGGTCATCACCACGCCTGGTTCTCCAGCCGTCGCGGCCAGCTCGATCTGATCCAGCTCGGCGCCTTGGGCAGTGGCCCCCGGCGCCTGCTGGATGGTGGAGCGCCAGCCCAGCAGACCTTCACCTTGTTGGAGATCGATGGGGGCAGGGGCACCCTCCGGGAGACCACCTACGCCGTGTCTTCAGGACGGCCGCTCTCCTGGTCAACACTCCCTCTCCGTCTCAACACCCGTGCCGGGTTGCTTCAGCGCAATGCCTCAGAGCGGTTGCTGCGGGGATGA
- a CDS encoding lysylphosphatidylglycerol synthase domain-containing protein, with protein sequence MGKVLRQPKLWITLASLIFIAVALAQHAGQLRQLSLVANGWWWLVLGLGLTWLSILINGVAWRDLLVWLKHPPQGLAVVPLFVRSNLLKYLPGGIWHLVERVRVLRPVIGGGPALAGVILDPLLIVAASVLVVVAGGWQQGLALLAPFPALLMIPRWREPLLRRLERSKAAQLQSVCSGPMEHEGSGRGGYPWRPLSLQLLFVLCRFAGFWCSVQAFGIQSPAPFTWLAAFGLAYAVGLVVPGAPGGLGVFEAILLLRLGAAVPEAQLLAVVLSYRLLSTLADVVASGALVADRMLGQRLKCQC encoded by the coding sequence ATGGGCAAGGTTCTCCGTCAACCCAAGCTCTGGATCACGCTGGCCAGCCTGATCTTCATCGCTGTGGCCCTGGCCCAGCATGCGGGTCAACTTCGCCAGCTGAGCTTGGTGGCCAACGGTTGGTGGTGGCTGGTGCTGGGGCTGGGCCTCACCTGGCTCAGCATCCTGATCAATGGCGTGGCCTGGAGGGATCTGCTCGTTTGGTTGAAACACCCTCCCCAGGGCCTCGCCGTGGTGCCGCTGTTTGTGCGCAGCAACCTGCTCAAGTACCTGCCGGGTGGGATCTGGCATCTGGTGGAGCGGGTCCGGGTGCTGCGTCCAGTGATTGGCGGCGGCCCTGCCCTGGCCGGGGTGATCCTCGATCCACTCCTGATCGTGGCGGCTTCCGTTCTCGTTGTGGTTGCTGGTGGATGGCAGCAGGGCCTTGCTCTGCTGGCACCATTCCCCGCGCTGTTGATGATTCCCCGCTGGCGCGAGCCCCTTCTGCGTCGACTGGAGCGTTCCAAGGCGGCGCAATTGCAGTCAGTGTGCAGTGGGCCCATGGAACATGAGGGAAGCGGCCGAGGCGGCTATCCCTGGCGGCCCCTCAGCCTTCAGCTGCTGTTTGTGCTCTGCCGCTTTGCCGGGTTCTGGTGCAGCGTGCAGGCCTTCGGTATTCAAAGTCCGGCACCATTCACCTGGCTTGCGGCCTTTGGACTGGCCTACGCCGTTGGGCTGGTGGTGCCTGGTGCGCCCGGGGGACTCGGGGTGTTTGAGGCCATCCTGCTGCTGCGTTTGGGTGCTGCCGTGCCAGAGGCGCAGCTGCTCGCGGTGGTTCTCAGCTACCGACTCCTCTCCACTCTGGCCGATGTTGTTGCCAGCGGGGCACTGGTGGCTGATCGGATGCTGGGCCAACGTTTGAAATGCCAATGCTGA
- the larC gene encoding nickel pincer cofactor biosynthesis protein LarC, with translation MTALWIDAPTGLAGDMLLAALLDLGVDPAVVESPLAALGLAGRYRISQQEARSGGLRGVRVDVRGLEDQPPHRHWSGIRDQINAAALAPSLKQRVLAVFTRLAEAEATVHGTPVEAVHFHEVGAIDALVDVVGVCAAMDDLNPARIVCSPLPAGSGTVETAHGLLPVPVPAVLELARCHRIPLLQGGDLPKGELVTPTGLALVSVLADQFVAPERLVAEKVGVGLGHRQLDRPNLVRLVLHTPAANAEEGPRWESLIVQEAWIDDATPEEVAVLTNRLRDAGAIDVAAQPLLMKKGRSGQLVTALVRDGDADRIRSLWLSAGSSIGLRERRQGRWVLPRRQGVLETPWGPVAAKQVRRPDGRCTVKAEADALEALQASAGCALDELRAAVAVAPFVSTEDWA, from the coding sequence ATGACTGCTCTTTGGATTGATGCACCAACGGGGTTGGCAGGGGACATGCTCCTGGCGGCCCTGTTGGATCTGGGCGTGGACCCGGCCGTGGTGGAGTCGCCTCTGGCGGCCCTTGGTTTGGCAGGGCGCTATCGCATCAGCCAGCAGGAGGCGCGCAGCGGCGGTCTCCGGGGGGTCCGCGTTGATGTGCGGGGCCTTGAGGATCAGCCGCCCCACCGCCACTGGTCGGGGATCCGTGATCAGATCAATGCAGCTGCCCTAGCACCATCGCTGAAGCAACGGGTGCTCGCCGTGTTCACCCGTCTGGCGGAAGCCGAAGCCACAGTGCATGGAACTCCAGTGGAGGCCGTTCACTTCCATGAGGTCGGGGCCATCGATGCCCTTGTGGATGTGGTGGGCGTCTGTGCGGCGATGGATGATCTCAATCCAGCCAGGATCGTCTGTTCCCCGTTGCCTGCGGGGAGCGGAACTGTGGAGACCGCCCACGGCCTGTTGCCCGTGCCCGTTCCTGCCGTGCTGGAACTGGCGCGATGTCACCGCATTCCTCTGCTGCAGGGCGGAGATCTGCCCAAGGGAGAGTTGGTGACGCCCACGGGGCTTGCGTTGGTGTCGGTGCTGGCGGATCAGTTTGTTGCTCCTGAACGGTTGGTGGCTGAAAAGGTTGGTGTTGGCCTCGGCCATCGCCAACTTGATCGCCCCAACCTGGTGCGTCTTGTGCTGCACACTCCAGCGGCGAATGCGGAGGAAGGTCCCCGTTGGGAGTCGTTGATCGTGCAGGAAGCCTGGATTGATGACGCCACTCCTGAGGAGGTTGCGGTCTTGACCAATCGCTTGCGTGATGCAGGAGCGATCGATGTGGCGGCGCAGCCGTTGCTGATGAAAAAGGGACGCAGTGGCCAGTTGGTGACGGCGCTGGTGCGGGATGGGGATGCCGATCGGATCCGCAGCCTCTGGCTCAGTGCTGGCAGCAGCATCGGCCTGCGGGAGCGGCGCCAGGGACGCTGGGTGTTACCGAGGCGGCAGGGTGTGCTCGAAACCCCTTGGGGCCCCGTCGCCGCCAAACAGGTGCGTCGCCCCGATGGCCGTTGCACGGTCAAAGCTGAGGCGGATGCCCTTGAAGCCCTTCAGGCCAGCGCCGGGTGTGCCCTCGATGAGTTGCGGGCTGCTGTGGCCGTTGCACCGTTCGTCAGCACGGAAGATTGGGCCTGA
- a CDS encoding lipopolysaccharide assembly protein LapB, which yields MQSPHRILLLLASMVGAALVGWIGAASMAPETRAGASSQIEDQQVETLMEQLEGNEVRNNAKRLLLLERLIALERLKEAEAILEPWLSAQSTPRELTLFKAELQRRNGQPDAARRSLKQLMRLHPDDPQILQLLVFLDQQQGRQAQAMAELNTRFQGLKPGQRLQIGLLLADLHRQRGAHSAAAHLYRQLADEAPTDARPLLALALLLQEQGRNDDLQASLKQARQRRDASGRINPLIDVMAGQLGLDSARQPPSPSDQPPAREIQAGSDRP from the coding sequence ATGCAGAGCCCGCATCGGATTCTGTTGCTGCTGGCCTCGATGGTTGGGGCTGCACTGGTCGGTTGGATTGGCGCTGCCTCCATGGCCCCGGAAACCCGTGCGGGAGCAAGCAGTCAGATTGAAGATCAGCAGGTCGAAACGCTGATGGAGCAACTCGAGGGGAATGAGGTCCGCAACAATGCAAAACGGCTTCTGCTCTTGGAACGTCTCATTGCTCTGGAACGCCTGAAAGAGGCCGAAGCGATCCTGGAACCGTGGCTCTCAGCACAATCCACACCGCGCGAACTGACACTGTTCAAAGCAGAGCTGCAACGCCGCAATGGTCAGCCTGACGCGGCCCGGCGCAGCCTCAAACAACTGATGCGCCTGCATCCAGATGACCCACAGATTTTGCAGCTGCTGGTGTTTCTGGATCAACAGCAAGGCCGTCAAGCCCAGGCGATGGCCGAGCTCAACACCCGTTTCCAAGGCTTGAAGCCGGGCCAGCGTCTGCAGATCGGCCTGCTTCTGGCCGATCTGCACCGTCAAAGGGGAGCCCATTCAGCAGCAGCCCATCTGTACCGCCAACTGGCTGACGAAGCACCAACCGACGCAAGGCCCTTGCTGGCTTTAGCCCTGCTGCTGCAGGAGCAAGGCCGTAACGACGATCTTCAGGCTTCCTTGAAGCAAGCGCGGCAACGGCGTGATGCCTCTGGGCGAATCAATCCTTTGATTGATGTGATGGCCGGCCAACTTGGATTGGACTCCGCACGCCAACCCCCATCCCCATCTGACCAACCCCCAGCTAGGGAGATTCAGGCGGGTTCTGATAGGCCTTGA